One stretch of Fictibacillus sp. b24 DNA includes these proteins:
- the rpsB gene encoding 30S ribosomal protein S2 — protein MAVISMKQLLEAGVHFGHQTRRWNPKMSRYIFTERNGIYIIDLQKTVKKVEECYNVMRNIAADGGKILFVGTKKQAQDSVKEEAQRSDMYYINQRWLGGTLTNFGTIRKRINRLKDLEKMQEDGTFEVLPKKEVILLKKEMERLEKFLGGIKDMNKLPDALFVVDPRKERIAIAEARKLNIPIIAIVDTNCDPDEVDHVIPGNDDAIRAVKLLTGKMADAIIEANQGGEEVAEAAEEETTA, from the coding sequence ATGGCAGTAATTTCAATGAAACAATTGTTAGAAGCTGGTGTACACTTTGGTCATCAGACTCGCCGTTGGAATCCGAAGATGTCTCGTTACATTTTCACAGAAAGAAACGGTATCTACATCATCGATCTTCAAAAGACGGTAAAGAAAGTTGAAGAATGCTACAATGTTATGCGTAACATCGCAGCTGACGGCGGAAAGATTCTTTTCGTTGGAACAAAGAAACAAGCTCAAGATTCAGTTAAAGAAGAAGCTCAACGTTCTGACATGTACTACATCAACCAACGTTGGTTAGGTGGAACTTTAACAAACTTCGGTACAATCCGCAAGCGTATCAACCGCTTGAAAGATCTTGAGAAAATGCAAGAAGACGGTACTTTCGAAGTACTTCCTAAGAAAGAAGTTATTCTTCTTAAAAAGGAAATGGAACGCCTTGAAAAGTTCCTAGGCGGAATTAAAGACATGAACAAGCTTCCAGATGCATTATTCGTAGTTGACCCTCGTAAAGAGCGCATCGCGATTGCAGAAGCTCGTAAATTAAACATTCCGATCATCGCAATCGTTGATACGAACTGTGATCCGGATGAAGTTGATCACGTTATCCCTGGTAACGATGATGCAATTCGTGCAGTTAAACTTCTAACTGGTAAAATGGCAGATGCTATCATCGAAGCTAACCAAGGTGGAGAAGAAGTAGCAGAAGCAGCTGAAGAAGAAACTACTGCTTAA
- a CDS encoding DUF6115 domain-containing protein, which yields MYGLILFSLLLNVVCFYFLFVLWKKLQERTITQDSNVSEDVVELLELFSQEMKEENARLHQMILQFSKQNHKKHDSISIQEEAEDVHTDLVEDIDHLHSDENNALNKVLLLARQGYNAEEIAKMLNRGKGEVELLLKFYA from the coding sequence ATGTATGGATTAATTCTCTTCAGTTTATTACTAAACGTTGTTTGTTTTTATTTTTTATTTGTTTTATGGAAAAAGCTTCAAGAGCGGACTATAACTCAGGATTCAAATGTAAGTGAAGATGTAGTAGAGCTTTTAGAGCTGTTTTCTCAAGAAATGAAAGAAGAAAACGCACGATTGCATCAAATGATTTTACAATTTTCAAAACAAAATCATAAGAAGCATGATTCGATTTCCATTCAAGAAGAAGCTGAAGACGTTCACACAGACTTAGTAGAGGATATCGACCATTTACATTCTGATGAAAACAATGCTCTAAATAAGGTGTTATTATTAGCTCGACAAGGGTATAATGCTGAGGAAATTGCGAAAATGCTTAACCGAGGAAAAGGAGAAGTAGAATTACTTTTAAAATTTTACGCTTAA
- the dxr gene encoding 1-deoxy-D-xylulose-5-phosphate reductoisomerase → MKLVSLLGATGSIGVQTLDVIASHPEQFKLSAMSVGKNIEAAEKIIREFKPEICAVQNEEDARKLQTNVGSSTKIVSGMEGLIEAAVSTDSSVVVNAVIGSVGLLPTLKAIEAKKTIALANKETLVTAGHLVMEQAKKHNVSVLPVDSEHSAIYQCLNGEDTNRVEKLILTASGGSFRDKTREQLKNVTVQEALNHPNWSMGAKITIDSATMMNKGLEVIEAHWLFSFDYSKIDVILHKESIIHSMVEFVDTSIIAHLGQPDMRVPIQYALTYPDRLELINGKRLNLWEVGRLHFQKMDYDRFRCLKLAFDAGIAGGLMPTVLNAANEKAVELFLNGHITFLEIEEMIERAMHELSNVSTPDLQTIQETDTRTRKFVESLLSKGR, encoded by the coding sequence ATGAAATTAGTCAGTTTATTAGGTGCTACAGGTTCAATAGGCGTTCAAACATTAGACGTGATTGCCTCTCACCCTGAACAATTCAAATTAAGTGCTATGTCTGTTGGTAAAAATATTGAAGCTGCTGAAAAAATCATTCGAGAATTCAAACCTGAAATATGTGCGGTTCAAAACGAAGAAGACGCGAGAAAACTTCAAACAAATGTTGGATCATCAACTAAAATTGTTTCAGGTATGGAAGGGCTCATCGAAGCGGCAGTTTCAACTGATTCTTCTGTTGTAGTAAATGCAGTGATCGGCAGTGTTGGGTTACTGCCTACTTTAAAAGCGATTGAGGCAAAGAAGACGATTGCTTTAGCCAATAAAGAGACACTTGTTACAGCGGGTCATCTTGTTATGGAACAAGCAAAGAAACATAACGTTTCAGTCCTTCCAGTAGATTCCGAGCATTCTGCGATCTACCAATGTCTGAATGGTGAAGATACCAACCGTGTTGAAAAACTAATTTTAACAGCTTCAGGTGGAAGTTTTAGAGATAAAACACGTGAACAATTAAAAAACGTTACAGTGCAAGAAGCATTAAATCATCCAAATTGGTCTATGGGAGCGAAAATCACCATTGATTCAGCCACAATGATGAATAAAGGTTTGGAAGTCATTGAAGCTCACTGGTTATTTTCCTTTGATTATTCCAAAATAGACGTCATTTTACATAAGGAAAGCATCATACACTCTATGGTAGAGTTTGTTGATACAAGCATCATCGCTCATCTCGGACAACCTGATATGAGAGTGCCGATTCAATACGCGCTTACATATCCCGACAGACTTGAATTAATAAATGGGAAAAGGTTAAACTTATGGGAAGTTGGACGATTGCATTTTCAAAAAATGGATTACGATCGTTTCAGATGTTTGAAACTGGCATTTGATGCAGGGATTGCAGGAGGATTAATGCCAACTGTTTTAAATGCAGCGAATGAAAAAGCAGTCGAGTTATTTTTGAACGGTCATATTACGTTTCTTGAAATAGAAGAAATGATTGAACGTGCGATGCATGAGTTGTCAAATGTCAGTACACCTGACCTTCAGACAATACAAGAAACAGATACGAGGACTCGAAAGTTTGTGGAGTCACTACTAAGTAAAGGCAGGTAA
- the tsf gene encoding translation elongation factor Ts, whose amino-acid sequence MAITAQMVKELREKTGAGMMDCKKALTETDGNMEAAIDYLREKGIAKAAKKADRIAAEGLTSVIVDGNKAVILEVNSETDFVAKNENFKNLIAELGNHLLATEPASVEDALASDFNGTTVNDYINAAIAKIGEKLTLRRFEILKKDENAAFGAYLHMGGRIGVLSVVEGTTEEEVAKDVSMHVAAVNPKYISRDEVSEEEVARERKVLTEQALNEGKPENIVAKMVEGRLGKYFEDICLNDQSFIKDPDQKVGKYVASKGATVKAFVRFEVGEGLEKREDNFAEEVMSQVKK is encoded by the coding sequence ATGGCTATTACAGCACAAATGGTTAAAGAATTGCGTGAGAAAACTGGCGCAGGTATGATGGATTGTAAGAAAGCATTAACTGAAACAGATGGTAACATGGAGGCGGCAATCGACTACCTTCGTGAAAAAGGGATCGCGAAAGCTGCTAAGAAAGCTGACCGTATCGCTGCTGAAGGCTTAACTTCAGTAATCGTTGACGGTAACAAAGCAGTAATTCTTGAAGTGAACTCTGAAACTGATTTCGTTGCAAAAAACGAAAACTTCAAAAACTTGATCGCTGAATTAGGTAACCACCTATTAGCTACTGAACCAGCTTCTGTTGAAGATGCACTAGCTTCTGACTTTAACGGAACAACAGTTAATGACTACATTAACGCTGCAATTGCGAAAATTGGAGAAAAACTTACTCTTCGCCGTTTTGAAATCTTGAAAAAAGACGAGAACGCTGCATTTGGTGCATACCTTCACATGGGTGGACGTATTGGAGTTCTTTCAGTTGTTGAAGGAACAACTGAAGAAGAAGTTGCGAAAGACGTGTCAATGCACGTTGCAGCTGTAAACCCTAAGTACATCTCTCGTGACGAAGTAAGTGAAGAAGAAGTAGCTCGTGAGCGTAAAGTATTGACTGAACAAGCACTTAACGAAGGCAAGCCTGAAAACATCGTAGCTAAAATGGTTGAAGGACGTCTTGGCAAATACTTTGAAGATATTTGCTTAAACGATCAATCTTTCATTAAAGATCCAGACCAAAAAGTTGGTAAATATGTAGCTTCCAAAGGTGCTACTGTTAAAGCCTTCGTTCGTTTTGAAGTTGGAGAAGGTCTTGAAAAGCGTGAAGACAACTTCGCAGAAGAAGTAATGTCTCAAGTGAAAAAGTAA
- a CDS encoding chemotaxis protein CheC: protein MDFSKIQPIHLDILREIGNIGAGHAATALSKMLNKAVDMKVPSVNVISFEEISEMVGGAENVVASVFLRIVGDAPGCMFFMLPIEQAELLLEDLLGGQTVQLAGGNVSEISLSALQEVGNILSGSYLTSFSDFTGLNLQPSVPATSIDMAGAILSFGLFEISTVSDYAIVIDTAFTDIEKHDDVKGHFFLLPDPESFSKIFLALGVPLDE from the coding sequence ATGGATTTTTCAAAGATTCAGCCTATCCATTTAGATATTTTGCGTGAGATAGGAAACATTGGAGCAGGTCATGCGGCTACAGCGTTATCCAAGATGCTGAACAAAGCGGTTGATATGAAAGTTCCTTCAGTGAATGTAATCTCATTTGAAGAAATATCTGAGATGGTTGGTGGAGCTGAGAATGTTGTAGCCTCTGTTTTCTTACGAATTGTTGGTGATGCTCCGGGATGTATGTTTTTTATGCTGCCGATTGAACAAGCTGAATTACTTCTTGAAGACCTGTTAGGAGGACAGACGGTACAGTTGGCAGGCGGTAATGTTTCAGAGATCTCACTCTCTGCGCTTCAGGAAGTTGGAAACATTCTTTCCGGTTCATATCTTACTTCGTTTTCTGATTTTACAGGTCTGAATTTGCAGCCTTCTGTACCTGCTACAAGTATTGACATGGCGGGTGCAATCTTAAGCTTTGGATTGTTTGAAATTTCAACGGTAAGTGATTATGCCATTGTAATAGATACTGCTTTTACGGATATTGAAAAACATGATGATGTTAAAGGACACTTTTTCTTACTGCCAGACCCTGAGTCATTCTCAAAAATTTTTCTAGCATTAGGAGTTCCGTTGGATGAGTGA
- a CDS encoding DUF342 domain-containing protein: MDQWFHIKREEKDTVALLFKKGVVIPEDQITFSALAAWIESKGIKHGVRNEILNLIVENLGTYSFPAEIAKGKLPIDGIPAQLIPACLSECDVQVEEHKKVDFKRLFTIPTANFGEIVARKQAATEGIPGITVFGELLPAKKGKDLHIKNGENTVFNAEDLCVYASTSGEVTYHKNLVNIYPVYKIQGDVSLKTGHIDFVGNVHITGDVPSGFKISAQGDVRIEGVVEAAEIVSQGNIVIGGGVLGQGKGLIRCVGNFTSLYISQGTIYAGENIEVAQTIMHSNCEAGKHVICLNGKGNISGGTCIAGSGISANEIGNETYSKTLIYIKMNENNDRIKINYEQKILELEQNLKKLNQLKTVMEDKKMDSATIEKIVNTIHQTNIQLTELNEEKTANQNSVRSIVMIKGILHPNVEIGIGKYKRTVQSQFQSAKVFMEEKEIVIHSL, from the coding sequence ATGGATCAATGGTTTCATATAAAACGCGAAGAAAAAGATACAGTCGCTCTTTTGTTTAAAAAAGGAGTTGTGATTCCTGAAGATCAAATCACCTTTTCTGCATTAGCAGCATGGATTGAATCCAAAGGGATTAAACATGGTGTGCGAAATGAAATATTAAACTTAATTGTTGAAAACCTAGGTACCTATTCTTTTCCTGCAGAAATCGCGAAAGGAAAACTGCCTATTGATGGTATACCCGCGCAACTTATTCCTGCTTGTTTATCAGAATGTGATGTGCAAGTTGAAGAACATAAAAAAGTTGATTTTAAACGCTTATTTACCATACCTACTGCTAACTTTGGAGAAATCGTTGCAAGAAAACAAGCAGCGACAGAAGGAATACCCGGAATTACGGTTTTTGGTGAGCTTCTGCCTGCGAAAAAAGGGAAGGATCTTCATATAAAAAATGGAGAGAATACGGTTTTTAATGCTGAGGATTTATGTGTGTATGCTTCAACGAGTGGAGAAGTAACGTATCATAAAAACCTTGTCAACATCTATCCTGTTTATAAAATTCAGGGTGACGTTTCATTAAAAACAGGCCATATTGATTTTGTAGGAAATGTACATATTACAGGTGATGTCCCTTCAGGATTTAAGATCTCCGCACAAGGTGATGTGCGTATTGAAGGGGTTGTAGAGGCAGCAGAAATTGTTTCACAGGGTAATATTGTCATTGGCGGCGGAGTACTTGGTCAAGGAAAAGGCTTAATTCGCTGTGTTGGAAACTTTACTTCTCTGTACATTAGTCAAGGAACCATTTATGCAGGAGAAAACATTGAAGTCGCCCAGACGATCATGCACAGCAACTGTGAAGCGGGTAAACATGTTATATGCTTAAATGGCAAAGGAAATATTTCAGGCGGAACATGTATTGCTGGAAGTGGAATTTCAGCAAATGAAATCGGAAATGAAACGTATTCCAAAACGTTAATATATATAAAAATGAATGAAAATAATGATCGGATCAAAATCAACTATGAACAAAAGATTCTAGAACTAGAGCAAAACCTTAAGAAGCTGAACCAATTAAAAACGGTAATGGAAGACAAAAAGATGGATAGTGCGACAATCGAGAAAATCGTTAATACAATTCATCAAACTAACATTCAGCTAACAGAACTGAATGAGGAAAAAACAGCAAATCAAAACTCTGTACGATCGATTGTTATGATTAAAGGAATATTACATCCGAATGTAGAGATTGGGATCGGCAAGTACAAAAGAACAGTTCAATCCCAGTTTCAATCGGCTAAAGTATTTATGGAAGAAAAAGAAATCGTTATTCATTCCTTATAA
- the frr gene encoding ribosome recycling factor, translated as MAKEVLTQAEEKMQKAIGALRREYSTLRAGRANPSLLDRVQVDYYGTPTPINQLAGVTTPEARLLVIQPYDKTAMADIEKAILKSDLGLTPSNDGQVIRIAIPALTEERRKELVKLVKKFAEEAKVALRNVRRDANDDLKKLEKEAEITEDELRRYNDDVQKLTDKYTSEVDSVSSVKEKEIMEV; from the coding sequence ATGGCAAAAGAAGTTTTAACTCAAGCAGAAGAAAAAATGCAAAAAGCAATTGGAGCACTACGACGCGAATATTCAACGCTTCGCGCGGGAAGAGCAAATCCTTCGTTATTAGACAGAGTGCAAGTTGATTATTATGGAACTCCAACTCCTATCAATCAGTTAGCTGGTGTAACAACTCCAGAAGCAAGACTTTTAGTTATCCAGCCTTACGATAAAACAGCTATGGCTGATATTGAAAAGGCGATTCTGAAGTCTGATCTTGGTCTTACTCCTTCAAACGATGGTCAAGTTATCCGTATTGCGATTCCTGCATTAACAGAAGAACGCAGAAAAGAACTTGTTAAACTCGTTAAAAAGTTTGCAGAAGAAGCGAAAGTTGCCCTTCGCAACGTTCGCCGTGATGCAAATGATGATCTGAAGAAACTTGAAAAAGAAGCAGAGATTACAGAAGATGAGCTTCGCCGTTATAACGACGACGTTCAAAAACTTACAGATAAATATACTTCTGAAGTTGATTCTGTAAGTTCAGTTAAAGAAAAAGAAATCATGGAAGTATAA
- the rseP gene encoding RIP metalloprotease RseP has protein sequence MNTVIAIIIILGALIFFHELGHLLLAKRAGILCREFAIGFGPKVFAFKKGETVYTIRLLPLGGFVRMAGEDPEGIELKAGHRIGLIFNGANEVEKIVVNHRDKYPVQKTITIEKADLDRELYITGFENEETGSETYQVKEDALFVADHQEMQIAPYNRQFGSKTIMQRTLAIFAGPAMNFLLAFIILVAFSLMQGIPTNESRLGTLQEGAAAEKAGLLQGDKIIAVQGEKMDDWKELVSVIQQNPGEKLMFTINRDGEEKVVPVTLGTRKGAENQNEGFIGAHPFTESSFVGSLEYGAKQTWFMTTAIFTGLGQLITGQHGIDQLSGPLGIYEYTDQAAKAGVYMLLQWAAILSINLGIFNLLPLPALDGGRLLFLGVEALRGKPIDPQKEGMVHFIGFAFLMLLMLVVTWNDIQKIFLG, from the coding sequence ATGAACACTGTGATAGCCATTATCATCATTTTAGGGGCTTTAATTTTCTTTCATGAACTAGGACATCTTTTGCTAGCCAAACGTGCTGGTATCTTGTGCCGTGAGTTTGCAATTGGATTCGGCCCAAAAGTGTTTGCCTTCAAAAAAGGCGAAACGGTCTATACAATTCGTCTTTTGCCTCTTGGAGGATTCGTGCGGATGGCTGGTGAAGATCCAGAAGGCATTGAGCTTAAAGCAGGTCACAGAATTGGTTTAATCTTTAATGGAGCAAATGAAGTTGAGAAGATCGTCGTAAATCACCGTGATAAATATCCGGTTCAAAAAACGATTACGATCGAAAAAGCCGATTTAGATCGAGAATTATATATAACAGGTTTTGAGAATGAAGAAACGGGTTCTGAAACTTATCAAGTAAAAGAAGATGCATTATTTGTTGCAGATCATCAAGAGATGCAGATCGCTCCTTATAACCGTCAGTTCGGATCAAAGACGATCATGCAAAGAACACTTGCCATCTTTGCTGGTCCAGCAATGAACTTTTTACTTGCGTTTATTATCCTTGTAGCGTTTTCACTAATGCAAGGAATCCCAACAAATGAGTCAAGACTGGGTACTCTTCAAGAGGGTGCTGCAGCAGAAAAAGCTGGTTTGCTGCAAGGCGATAAAATCATTGCAGTTCAAGGTGAAAAGATGGATGATTGGAAAGAACTCGTTTCAGTAATTCAGCAGAATCCTGGAGAGAAGCTCATGTTTACGATCAACCGAGACGGGGAAGAAAAGGTCGTTCCTGTCACGTTGGGTACACGTAAAGGTGCTGAAAATCAAAACGAAGGTTTTATTGGAGCACATCCATTTACAGAATCATCTTTTGTTGGTTCACTTGAATATGGTGCGAAACAAACATGGTTTATGACAACAGCTATATTTACGGGGCTTGGACAGCTTATTACAGGACAGCATGGAATTGACCAGTTATCTGGACCACTTGGAATCTATGAATACACGGATCAAGCGGCAAAAGCTGGTGTATACATGTTATTACAATGGGCTGCTATTCTTAGTATTAACTTAGGAATATTCAACCTGTTGCCGCTTCCTGCTCTTGACGGAGGGCGACTCCTCTTCTTAGGAGTTGAGGCATTGAGAGGTAAACCGATCGACCCTCAAAAAGAGGGAATGGTTCATTTTATCGGATTTGCTTTTCTTATGTTATTGATGCTTGTTGTTACTTGGAATGATATACAGAAGATATTTCTTGGTTAA
- a CDS encoding FliA/WhiG family RNA polymerase sigma factor yields the protein MTEPSLVEEQSCWHKWNTSRDREAGDELLRAYLPLVNYHVQRISVGLPKSVNKDELRSLGMLGLYDALKKFEPERDLKFDTYASFRIRGAILDGLRREDWLPRSLREKTKKVEAAIERLEQENLRSVSAKEVAEELGFSENEVTTVMSESFLANVLSIDEENKETESREKVSYTIEDKKAITPENSLLQEELHRELALVIKELSEKEQLVVSLFYFEELTLTEIGQVLGLSTSRISQIHSKALFRIRQVLQRYM from the coding sequence ATGACGGAGCCATCTTTAGTAGAAGAACAATCATGCTGGCATAAGTGGAACACAAGTCGTGATCGAGAAGCAGGTGATGAATTACTTCGTGCCTATTTACCTCTGGTCAATTATCATGTACAACGAATATCCGTTGGGCTTCCTAAAAGCGTCAATAAAGATGAACTCCGATCCCTTGGTATGCTGGGGTTGTATGATGCGCTAAAAAAGTTTGAGCCGGAACGTGATCTTAAATTTGATACATATGCTTCTTTCCGTATTAGAGGTGCGATCCTGGACGGCTTAAGAAGAGAAGACTGGCTGCCAAGAAGCCTGAGAGAAAAAACAAAAAAAGTAGAAGCGGCTATTGAACGCCTAGAACAAGAAAACTTACGCTCAGTTAGCGCAAAAGAAGTAGCAGAAGAATTAGGTTTCTCCGAGAATGAAGTAACTACAGTTATGTCAGAAAGCTTTCTAGCTAATGTTCTATCAATTGATGAAGAAAACAAAGAAACAGAAAGTCGTGAGAAAGTCAGTTATACCATTGAAGATAAAAAGGCAATCACTCCAGAAAACAGCTTGCTTCAGGAAGAACTTCATAGAGAGCTCGCTCTCGTGATTAAAGAGCTATCAGAAAAAGAACAGCTCGTTGTTAGTTTATTTTACTTTGAAGAATTAACGTTAACAGAAATCGGACAAGTACTCGGGCTATCAACATCAAGAATATCTCAAATACATTCGAAAGCATTATTTAGAATAAGACAGGTTCTGCAACGCTATATGTAA
- a CDS encoding phosphatidate cytidylyltransferase, with the protein MKQRIITGVIAAVLFIGITLYGSWPFSLLILLLTGIGMYELLRMKGMAFSFIGGIGLLLAVLIALPQQWMENLEPFTKTDAIILAVLLLLVVTVIQKNKTDYNHISFVLFSSIYVGFGFFYLEETRILENGVQILFLILFMIWATDSGAYFVGKSMGKRKLWPVISPNKTIEGAVGGIFFSLLVGVISYAVHFVEMSLLHILVISVIVGIFGQIGDLAESAFKRIYDVKDSGTLLPGHGGILDRLDSALFVFPLLHVLHLLG; encoded by the coding sequence ATGAAACAACGGATTATAACAGGTGTAATCGCAGCCGTTTTATTTATAGGGATTACCCTTTACGGAAGCTGGCCGTTCTCACTTTTAATACTTTTACTCACAGGGATAGGCATGTATGAATTATTGCGGATGAAAGGAATGGCGTTTTCCTTCATTGGAGGAATTGGGCTTCTTTTAGCAGTCCTGATCGCGCTTCCTCAACAATGGATGGAAAATCTTGAACCCTTTACTAAAACAGATGCCATTATACTTGCAGTTCTTCTATTACTAGTAGTAACTGTCATACAAAAAAACAAAACAGACTATAACCATATTTCTTTTGTATTATTTAGTTCGATTTATGTGGGCTTTGGTTTTTTCTACTTAGAAGAAACGAGAATCTTAGAAAATGGCGTCCAGATTTTATTTTTGATTCTATTTATGATATGGGCGACTGATTCTGGTGCTTATTTTGTCGGCAAGTCAATGGGGAAACGTAAACTATGGCCTGTTATCTCACCGAACAAAACGATAGAAGGCGCTGTTGGAGGCATTTTCTTCAGCTTATTAGTAGGTGTTATCAGCTATGCTGTACATTTTGTTGAGATGTCATTGCTTCATATATTAGTTATTTCTGTTATAGTAGGTATTTTTGGTCAAATTGGAGACTTAGCAGAATCAGCATTTAAGCGTATATATGATGTGAAAGACTCAGGTACACTCCTTCCTGGACATGGTGGCATACTAGATCGATTAGACAGTGCACTATTCGTGTTCCCGTTGCTGCACGTACTTCATTTGTTAGGATAA
- the pyrH gene encoding UMP kinase produces the protein MTTSKYKRVVLKLSGEALAGEQTSGIDPKIVQSIAEQVKEIVELDVEVAVVVGGGNLWRGKTGSEMGMDRASADYMGMLATVMNSLALQDSLENIGVQTRVQTSIEMRQVAEPYIRRKAIRHLEKKRVVIFAAGTGNPYFSTDTTAALRAAEIEAEVILMAKNNVDGVYSADPKLDENAVKYTTLSYLDLLKDGLAVMDTTASSLCMDNDIPLVVFSIMEEGNIKRAVAGEKIGTVIRGKN, from the coding sequence ATGACTACTTCAAAATATAAACGAGTCGTCTTGAAATTAAGTGGAGAAGCATTAGCAGGTGAACAAACTTCAGGAATTGATCCGAAAATCGTTCAATCTATTGCTGAGCAAGTAAAAGAAATTGTTGAATTAGACGTAGAAGTTGCTGTAGTTGTAGGCGGAGGAAACCTATGGCGTGGTAAAACGGGCAGTGAGATGGGAATGGACCGTGCATCAGCAGACTACATGGGTATGCTTGCTACTGTCATGAATTCATTAGCCCTTCAAGACAGTCTTGAAAACATCGGGGTTCAAACAAGAGTCCAAACATCTATAGAAATGCGTCAGGTTGCAGAACCTTATATCAGAAGAAAAGCCATTCGTCACCTTGAAAAAAAGCGTGTTGTCATATTTGCAGCAGGAACAGGTAATCCATATTTCTCTACAGATACTACAGCCGCACTAAGAGCAGCAGAAATTGAAGCAGAAGTTATCTTAATGGCGAAGAACAATGTGGATGGTGTGTATTCAGCAGATCCAAAACTTGATGAGAATGCTGTTAAATATACAACATTATCTTATCTTGATTTATTGAAAGACGGTTTGGCAGTTATGGATACGACCGCATCGTCTTTATGTATGGACAATGACATCCCGTTAGTTGTTTTCTCTATTATGGAAGAAGGAAACATCAAACGAGCAGTTGCTGGTGAAAAAATTGGGACGGTTATAAGGGGGAAAAACTAA
- a CDS encoding chemotaxis protein CheD: MSEIIKVGIADINVVSPPDTIRTTGLGSCVGVILFDQKNKIAGMAHIMLPDSSLSKATALTEGKYADTAIKSLYEMLIKLGANENTLKAKIAGGAQMFQFSSGNEMMRIGPRNVERVKEELFTLGIPLIASDTGGSNGRTIEFDPNNTLLTIKTVNAGTKVI, translated from the coding sequence ATGAGTGAAATTATAAAGGTGGGGATTGCAGATATAAATGTAGTCTCCCCTCCAGACACAATTAGAACAACTGGTCTTGGATCATGCGTAGGAGTTATATTATTTGATCAAAAAAATAAAATTGCAGGGATGGCACACATCATGCTCCCAGATTCATCTCTATCAAAAGCAACAGCATTAACTGAAGGTAAATACGCAGATACGGCTATTAAGAGTTTATATGAAATGTTAATAAAACTAGGTGCGAACGAGAATACGCTTAAAGCGAAAATCGCGGGCGGCGCGCAGATGTTTCAATTTTCGTCAGGCAATGAAATGATGCGAATCGGTCCACGAAATGTAGAACGTGTAAAAGAAGAGCTTTTCACTTTAGGAATCCCGCTAATTGCAAGTGATACAGGCGGATCTAATGGAAGAACGATTGAATTTGATCCGAATAACACTTTATTAACCATTAAAACGGTGAATGCGGGTACTAAAGTAATTTAA
- a CDS encoding isoprenyl transferase: protein MLDKLFFKKKSSETNTFNEENIPSHVAIIMDGNGRWARKRALPRIAGHHEGMKTVRKIVKESNKIGIKVLTLYAFSTENWKRPREEVDFLMKLPGEFLNTFLPDLIKENVQVRIMGKKELLPLHTIKAVDEAINKTKNNTGLILNFALNYGSRDEITAAVKTLASEVKQGKLELSEIDESMIEKHLMTHDLKDPDLLIRTSGEVRLSNFMLWQLAYSEFWFTDVLWPDFSEEHLREAVSQFAGRGRRYGGV from the coding sequence ATGCTTGACAAGCTTTTCTTTAAGAAAAAAAGTTCTGAAACAAATACATTTAACGAAGAAAACATACCATCCCATGTAGCCATTATTATGGATGGAAATGGACGGTGGGCAAGAAAAAGAGCCCTGCCGCGTATTGCAGGACACCATGAAGGTATGAAAACAGTTAGGAAAATAGTTAAGGAATCAAATAAAATTGGGATTAAAGTACTGACACTTTACGCTTTTTCAACTGAAAATTGGAAAAGACCTCGCGAGGAGGTAGATTTCTTAATGAAGCTTCCTGGTGAATTTTTAAATACTTTTCTTCCAGATTTGATTAAAGAGAACGTACAAGTGCGAATAATGGGTAAAAAGGAACTTTTGCCGCTTCATACTATTAAAGCTGTAGATGAAGCGATAAACAAAACAAAAAACAACACAGGGTTAATTTTGAATTTTGCTCTGAATTATGGCAGTCGTGATGAAATTACAGCGGCGGTGAAAACACTTGCTTCTGAAGTGAAACAAGGTAAGTTGGAGCTCTCAGAAATCGATGAATCAATGATTGAAAAGCACTTGATGACCCACGACCTTAAAGATCCAGATCTACTAATCAGGACTAGTGGTGAAGTGCGATTGAGTAACTTTATGCTATGGCAGCTTGCGTATTCTGAATTTTGGTTTACAGATGTGTTATGGCCGGATTTTTCTGAGGAGCATTTACGAGAAGCTGTATCACAATTTGCCGGACGAGGCAGACGGTATGGCGGTGTTTAA